Proteins found in one Quercus robur chromosome 2, dhQueRobu3.1, whole genome shotgun sequence genomic segment:
- the LOC126705469 gene encoding uncharacterized protein LOC126705469: MDEVTSTETSSQEVPNAECPLWQYVTKVEKPPGAIVKKGGNTYFKCNYCGVVYLGSYSRVKAHLLKIANKGIKACPNVTPSHRLEMQRMHDQVENDKLESEQRSRIPLPPPIPGRGPIPISPFRRQEGSDSTNPVDGKRRKVAGISPIEKAFQNTTRYELDSRIARMFYTGGLPFNFARNPYYRTSYAYAATHNILGYVPPGYNALRTTLLQKERAHVERLLKPIKDSWLENGVSIISDGWSNPQRRSLINIMAVSDGGPVFIKAIDGSGEFKDKHYIAGVLKDAIKEIGHEKVVQVIIMLM, from the coding sequence ATGGATGAAGTTACTAGCACAGAAACTTCATCTCAAGAAGTGCCAAATGCTGAATGTCCTCTTTGGCAGTATGTGACTAAAGTAGAAAAACCGCCGGGTGCTATCGTTAAAAAAGGGGGAAACACATACTTTAAGTGCAACTATTGTGGTGTGGTTTATTTGGGATCCTATTCTAGGGTTAAGgctcatttattaaaaattgctaATAAAGGTATTAAAGCATGTCCTAATGTGACACCGAGCCATAGGTTGGAAATGCAGCGAATGCATGATCAAGTTGAGAATGATAAGTTAGAGAGTGAACAGAGAAGTCGAATTCCCTTACCCCCACCTATCCCAGGCCGTGGGCCTATACCTATTTCCCCATTTCGGAGACAGGAAGGGAGTGATAGTACAAATCCGGTTGATGGTAAGAGGAGGAAGGTGGCTGGGATTTCTCCTATTGAGAAAGCATTCCAGAATACTACTAGATATGAATTGGATAGTAGAATTGCTAGGATGTTTTACACTGGTGGGCTTCCATTTAACTTTGCAAGGAACCCATATTATCGTACTTCCTATGCATATGCTGCTACCCATAACATCCTAGGTTATGTTCCTCCTGGATACAATGCCTTGAGAACAACActtttgcaaaaagaaagagcTCATGTTGAAAGACTCTTGAAACCAATTAAGGATTCTTGGCTTGAAAATGGTGTAAGCATAATTTCTGATGGATGGTCAAATCCACAAAGGAGGtctcttattaatattatggcTGTATCAGATGGGGGTCCGGTGTTTATAAAGGCAATTGATGGGTCAGGTGAGTTCAAAGACAAACATTATATTGCTGGGGTGTTGAAGGATGCTATAAAAGAGATTGGACATGAAAAAGTTGTCCAAGTCAtcataatgctaatgtga